A genome region from Gossypium hirsutum isolate 1008001.06 chromosome A04, Gossypium_hirsutum_v2.1, whole genome shotgun sequence includes the following:
- the LOC107933353 gene encoding ankyrin-3, whose product MGSEELEENMDASLYKAAAEGNIEEFNKQRLQLESLKTPTHDNVLHVNLATQENAAWPFSIFLSIIKFYPLIKFYPLIHRCFSSSLLNLITRIRGEKRSDFIKKILSKCPSLLLQTNAKGQTPLHYAAKNGHSAIVKLLIKSCAEARTGDLEQGTDQGSAVREMLRIRDKESNTVLHEAARCGNVEVLKALLEFKNPDFPYSANEKQETPLYIAARRRGSGRLLTLLLREFGSTPHGGPHGRTALHAAAMAGDAEAIRVILEEENLTKERDEDGHTALHYAAHLGSRISVVEELLKRDISAAYIGDGKRGMTPLLMAARQGDVRTVLKIISLCPDCCEKVDDKGLNLLHYLAFRGSFTLYGRSLFKLGGIEIAYGSLRNLMELKGDFGMTPQEVYNALISETQHHKQKQIKELLEEIENDQVAEEPVHHFPLRNVSSESLEKTINAHLVVAALIATVTFAAAITVPGGLNSDKGSEQGTPLLFDKAAFKAFFATNTIAFILSVIVLANHFGILDTILSGFSFWRRSVFYRTQSVAQTLGIATLMMVIAFVTGSFVILKPSNDLNSILYLINPGLSFFLWLMAIFLLRI is encoded by the exons ATGGGATCTGAGGAGCTTGAAGAGAACATGGATGCTTCGCTGTATAAGGCAGCAGCAGAAGGCAACATTGAAGAATTCAATAAGCAGAGGCTTCAACTTGAGTCGCTAAAGACCCCAACCCATGACAACGTGCTCCATGTTAACTTGGCAACCCAGGAGAATGCTGCCTGGCCTTTCAGCATATTTttatcaataatcaaattctacCCCTTAATTAAATTCTATCCCTTAATACATCGATGCTTCTCTTCATCTTTGCTTAATTTAATTACTAGGATAAGAGGAGAAAAAAGATCagattttatcaaaaaaattctCAGCAAGTGTCCGTCACTGCTACTCCAAACGAATGCTAAAGGTCAAACTCCTCTGCACTATGCAGCAAAGAATGGACACTCTGCTATTGTGAAACTTCTAATCAAGTCTTGCGCAGAAGCTAGAACTGGAGATTTAGAGCAGGGAACGGATCAAGGAAGTGCAGTGAGGGAGATGCTTAGGATTAGGGATAAGGAATCCAACACGGTTTTACATGAAGCAGCACGGTGTGGCAATGTTGAAGTGCTGAAAGCATTGTTGGAGTTTAAAAACCCTGATTTTCCGTATTCTGCCAACGAAAAACAGGAGACTCCACTTTACATAGCAGCTAGGAGGAGAGGATCTGGGCGCTTGTTGACTCTATTATTACGTGAATTCGGATCAACGCCTCATGGCGGCCCCCACGGTAGAACAGCTTTGCATGCAGCGGCTATGGCTGGAGATGCAG AGGCAATAAGGGTAATATTAGAGGAGGAGAATTTGACGAAGGAAAGAGATGAAGATGGACACACCGCTCTTCATTATGCTGCACACTTGGGTTCTAGAATATCAGTTGTGGAAGAACTGTTAAAAAGGGATATATCAGCTGCCTATATAGGTGATGGTAAGAGGGGGATGACACCCCTTCTTATGGCAGCCAGGCAAGGTGATGTTAGAACAGTTTTAAAGATTATCTCTTTATGTCCAGATTGTTGTGAAAAAGTGGACGACAAAGGTTTGAATTTACTTCATTATTTGGCTTTTAGAGGCTCTTTCACTCTATATGGGCGTTCTCTTTTCAAGCTTGGTGGTATTGAGATTGCATATGGATCACTCAGAAATCTAATGGAGTTGAAAGGTGACTTTGGGATGACACCTCAAGAAGTTTATAATGCACTTATATCTGAGACACAGCATCATAAGCag AAGCAAATCAAAGAATTGTTGGAAGAAATTGAGAATGATCAAGTGGCGGAGGAACCAGTTCATCACTTTCCATTAcgaaatgtttcttcagaaagcTTGGAGAAGACAATAAATGCTCATTTAGTAGTGGCAGCACTTATAGCCACCGTCACATTCGCAGCGGCAATAACTGTTCCTGGTGGTTTAAATAGTGACAAAGGGTCAGAGCAAGGCACTCCCCTTTTGTTTGATAAGGCAGCCTTTAAAGCATTTTTTGCAACAAATACAATAGCCTTTATTCTCTCTGTTATTGTCCTCGCCAACCACTTCGGGATTTTGGATACTATATTATCAGGATTTAGTTTTTGGCGTCGATCGGTTTTTTATCGAACGCAGTCTGTTGCTCAAACACTTGGCATTGCAACATTGATGATGGTAATTGCTTTCGTCACAGGCAGTTTTGTGATCTTAAAGCCATCCAACGATCTTAACAGTATTTTATATCTCATCAACCCTGGCCTTAGTTTCTTTTTGTGGCTAATGGCGATTTTTTTATTgcgtatttaa